From Mycolicibacterium cosmeticum, a single genomic window includes:
- a CDS encoding ABC transporter permease — MKTFIASRLGAMVAILVALTAVLFVLQNISPLDPVKAQLGAQASAQAVAARREALGLNDPVLVQFWHYLTGAVTGDLGTSYRTRHAVLSDLGSFFPATLELAMCGLLIAIVLAVLLAFSTTLKWRGAGVLRAVLFTGSSAPMFLLGIVGLIVFYQTLGWVPANGRLAVANPPDGPTGLLTVDGLLHARFDVVADAVHHLILPALVIAIGPAVAIGRVLRSSLLADIDSDYARTARAKGLSETRIMARHVLRNSVGAALSMTGLQVGLMFSGVLVVEQVFGWPGIGQYIAQSIPVADFPAIAGVTLMLGALYVVINTAVDLLQAAADPRIAVTGG; from the coding sequence ATGAAAACCTTCATAGCCTCCCGGCTGGGAGCAATGGTCGCCATCCTGGTCGCGTTGACCGCGGTGTTGTTCGTGCTGCAGAACATCTCCCCGCTGGACCCGGTCAAGGCGCAGTTGGGCGCACAGGCCTCGGCCCAGGCCGTCGCCGCCCGCCGCGAGGCACTGGGGCTGAACGACCCTGTGCTGGTGCAGTTCTGGCATTACCTGACCGGTGCGGTCACCGGTGATCTGGGTACCTCCTACCGGACCCGGCACGCGGTGCTGTCCGATCTCGGATCGTTCTTCCCGGCCACGCTCGAGCTGGCGATGTGCGGGCTGCTGATCGCGATCGTGCTCGCCGTGCTGCTGGCCTTCAGCACCACGCTGAAGTGGCGCGGTGCCGGGGTGCTGCGGGCGGTGTTGTTCACCGGGTCGTCGGCGCCGATGTTCCTGCTGGGCATCGTGGGGTTGATCGTCTTCTACCAGACCCTGGGCTGGGTGCCGGCCAACGGCCGTCTGGCCGTGGCGAATCCGCCCGACGGACCGACCGGCCTGCTCACCGTCGACGGGCTGCTGCACGCCCGCTTCGACGTGGTGGCCGACGCCGTGCACCATCTGATCCTGCCGGCTCTGGTGATCGCGATCGGCCCGGCCGTCGCCATCGGGCGGGTGCTGCGCAGCAGCCTGCTGGCCGATATCGACAGCGACTACGCCCGCACCGCCCGGGCCAAGGGCCTGTCCGAGACCCGGATCATGGCCCGGCACGTGCTGCGCAACTCCGTCGGCGCGGCCCTGTCGATGACGGGATTGCAAGTCGGACTGATGTTCTCGGGTGTGCTCGTGGTCGAGCAGGTGTTCGGCTGGCCCGGGATCGGGCAGTACATCGCGCAGAGCATCCCCGTCGCGGACTTCCCGGCCATCGCCGGCGTCACGCTGATGCTCGGTGCCCTCTACGTCGTCATCAACACGGCCGTGGACCTGCTCCAGGCCGCCGCAGATCCCCGTATCGCAGTTACAGGAGGTTAG
- a CDS encoding ABC transporter permease: MVSSTVDAIPAAPVLVRSRRWRLTLPQSRSAIVNWAGFSLVILVTLIVVAVPLLAPHDPLMPVGMPLQPPGANGFLLGTDSVGRDILSRVLYGARSSWFAALAVVALGLLIGGLVGLIAGATGGWLDATLMRITDGFLSLPAPVLAIAVVAALGPGFLHTLIAVSIVWWPFYARLVRGEVARLAARPHVEAAKLAGVSWFRLAGRHLLPGAVPNALVAASLDIGTLILTLAALSFLGLGQAAPAPELGADSARNLSYFLQQWWLPVMPGLGVLVLALIANIAGDCLRNLMKTR; the protein is encoded by the coding sequence ATGGTCAGCTCGACGGTGGACGCGATACCGGCCGCACCCGTCTTGGTCCGCAGCCGGAGATGGCGGCTGACACTGCCGCAGTCCCGCTCGGCGATCGTGAACTGGGCGGGCTTCAGCCTGGTGATCCTGGTGACGTTGATCGTCGTCGCGGTGCCGCTGCTGGCGCCGCACGACCCCCTCATGCCGGTCGGAATGCCGCTGCAGCCGCCGGGCGCCAACGGTTTCCTGCTCGGCACAGACAGCGTGGGACGCGACATCCTGTCCCGCGTGCTCTACGGCGCGCGGTCCAGCTGGTTCGCCGCACTGGCGGTGGTGGCGCTGGGACTGCTGATCGGTGGGCTGGTCGGGTTGATCGCCGGCGCCACCGGCGGCTGGCTCGACGCCACGCTGATGCGCATCACCGACGGCTTCCTGTCACTGCCCGCACCGGTGCTCGCCATCGCGGTGGTGGCCGCCCTCGGGCCCGGCTTCCTGCACACGCTGATCGCGGTGTCCATCGTCTGGTGGCCGTTCTACGCCCGGCTGGTGCGCGGCGAGGTGGCCCGGTTGGCCGCGCGCCCGCACGTCGAAGCGGCGAAACTGGCCGGGGTCAGTTGGTTCCGGCTCGCTGGGCGGCACCTGCTCCCGGGCGCGGTGCCCAATGCGTTGGTGGCAGCCAGCCTGGACATCGGCACGCTGATCCTCACCCTGGCCGCGTTGTCCTTCCTGGGGCTCGGGCAGGCTGCGCCGGCACCCGAGTTGGGCGCCGACTCGGCGCGCAACCTCAGCTACTTCCTGCAGCAGTGGTGGCTGCCGGTGATGCCCGGCCTCGGCGTGCTGGTGCTGGCGCTGATCGCCAACATCGCCGGTGACTGCCTGCGCAACCTGATGAAGACGAGATAG
- a CDS encoding cysteine hydrolase family protein, which translates to MPKQPLIVGNPVLVVVDMQESGDMPVEEVGIPHMAGYADRIAKARRLIAAARAAAIPIVFFQEVHRANGIDFGRELDGVEGPHCIDGRPGTPLHPELLPDLDGPNHEFHIVKRRYSGFIGTEFEIVLSGLKADTLVLIGGLTDVCVHYTFADAHQRDFHVRVVTDCVGGSSQYRHDAALDAMEYLQTGAMRTTEEILDAFRELAQPVLEGAAR; encoded by the coding sequence GTGCCGAAACAGCCGCTCATCGTGGGCAATCCCGTGCTTGTCGTGGTCGACATGCAGGAGTCCGGCGACATGCCGGTCGAGGAGGTGGGCATCCCGCACATGGCCGGATACGCCGACCGGATCGCCAAGGCACGCCGACTGATCGCGGCTGCCCGCGCCGCGGCCATCCCGATCGTGTTCTTCCAGGAAGTGCACCGCGCCAACGGCATCGATTTCGGCCGTGAGCTCGACGGTGTCGAGGGACCGCACTGCATTGACGGGCGGCCCGGCACCCCGCTGCACCCGGAGTTGCTGCCCGACCTCGACGGGCCCAACCATGAATTCCACATCGTCAAGCGGCGCTATTCCGGTTTCATCGGCACCGAATTCGAGATCGTGTTGTCCGGCCTGAAGGCGGACACGCTGGTCCTGATCGGTGGCCTCACCGACGTCTGCGTGCACTACACGTTCGCCGATGCCCACCAGCGCGACTTTCACGTCCGCGTCGTCACCGACTGCGTCGGCGGGTCCTCCCAGTACCGCCACGACGCGGCGCTGGACGCCATGGAGTACCTGCAGACCGGCGCGATGCGCACCACCGAGGAAATCCTCGACGCTTTCCGTGAGCTCGCCCAACCCGTTCTCGAAGGAGCCGCCCGATGA
- a CDS encoding ABC transporter substrate-binding protein, with protein MKKLSMLVAIGATAALTLTACGGSNSGSSSTPNAAPTDKVLHLSFLQDPGQPPDPDIYYAGQGLLLTTNTYEGLLQYKGGTDKAELQPLLATEWTASPDNKVFTFKLREGVKFHDGTPFTSAAVKASFDRRAAVNQGPAYMVSDIDSVTTQGDYGVTVTLKAPNSAFLDYLACPYGPRMLSPEGLKKNGGTDNAQGYLTNHDLGTGPYTLTAAEVGSKYELTAFGDYWGAKPYFEKVELPVITDVSAQQLQFNNGQLAAILHDLPSSAVQSYLDNKSFANYSLPTMMSNFVYINPKKGMMTDAKNRNAVMQAIDVDELVKQTYFGRGKKAEQIYPANMMAPQFGKQSVTHDPSVLTGLAAGLPADQKAVTIGYDSSNPDNQLISNLIQTQLAAAGLSAKVQAYPTSEIYGWIGGDAQAAPEIMTYLGWPDAPSPYTWGHISWDADGGLNFFGCSSPAIKDALAKGLPNGSDADFSTAGEEAVKTGCWLNVANVNDFMVTQPWLKGVEQAHVVTDPNTLRLAALSVG; from the coding sequence ATGAAGAAACTCAGCATGCTTGTCGCGATCGGCGCGACGGCGGCCCTGACCCTGACCGCCTGCGGCGGATCGAATTCCGGTAGCAGCAGCACACCGAACGCCGCGCCCACCGACAAGGTGCTGCACCTGTCGTTCCTGCAGGACCCGGGCCAGCCGCCGGACCCCGACATCTACTACGCCGGCCAAGGCCTGCTGCTGACCACCAACACCTATGAGGGTCTGCTGCAGTACAAGGGCGGCACCGACAAGGCCGAACTGCAACCGCTGCTGGCCACCGAGTGGACGGCCTCACCGGACAACAAGGTGTTCACCTTCAAGCTGCGGGAGGGCGTGAAGTTCCACGACGGAACGCCGTTCACGTCGGCTGCGGTCAAGGCGTCCTTCGACCGGCGTGCGGCGGTCAACCAGGGTCCGGCCTACATGGTCTCCGACATCGATTCGGTGACCACGCAAGGCGATTACGGCGTCACCGTCACGCTCAAGGCGCCCAACTCGGCGTTCCTGGACTACCTGGCCTGCCCGTACGGGCCGCGGATGCTCAGCCCCGAGGGGCTGAAGAAGAACGGCGGCACCGACAACGCCCAGGGCTACCTCACCAATCACGACCTGGGTACCGGTCCGTACACGTTGACGGCCGCGGAGGTCGGCTCGAAGTATGAGCTGACCGCCTTCGGCGACTACTGGGGTGCGAAGCCGTATTTCGAGAAGGTCGAACTGCCGGTGATCACCGACGTGTCGGCCCAGCAGCTGCAGTTCAACAACGGGCAGTTGGCGGCGATCCTGCACGACCTGCCGTCCTCGGCAGTGCAGTCGTATCTGGACAACAAGTCGTTCGCGAACTACTCGCTGCCGACGATGATGTCGAACTTCGTCTACATCAATCCCAAGAAGGGCATGATGACCGACGCCAAGAACCGCAATGCGGTGATGCAGGCCATCGATGTCGACGAACTGGTGAAGCAGACCTACTTCGGCCGCGGCAAGAAGGCCGAGCAGATCTACCCGGCGAACATGATGGCCCCCCAGTTCGGCAAGCAGTCGGTGACCCATGATCCGTCCGTGCTGACCGGGCTGGCGGCGGGTTTGCCGGCCGACCAGAAGGCCGTGACGATCGGCTACGACTCGTCGAACCCGGACAACCAGCTGATCAGCAACCTGATCCAGACCCAGCTGGCAGCAGCAGGTTTGAGTGCCAAGGTGCAGGCCTACCCCACCTCGGAGATCTACGGCTGGATCGGCGGCGACGCACAGGCGGCACCGGAGATCATGACCTACCTCGGCTGGCCGGACGCCCCGTCGCCCTACACCTGGGGTCATATTTCCTGGGACGCCGACGGCGGACTGAACTTCTTCGGATGCTCGTCGCCGGCAATCAAGGATGCGCTGGCCAAGGGGCTGCCGAACGGCTCGGACGCCGACTTCTCCACAGCCGGTGAGGAAGCGGTCAAGACCGGTTGCTGGCTGAACGTCGCGAACGTCAACGACTTCATGGTGACGCAGCCGTGGCTCAAGGGCGTCGAGCAGGCGCACGTGGTGACCGATCCCAACACGCTGCGGCTGGCAGCGCTGTCGGTGGGCTGA
- a CDS encoding N-acyl homoserine lactonase family protein: protein MATLVRKSGVRRIILLTLGWEELPKSVSVYGAPPEERMREPVPGVLLQTDGGWVLLDTGFNTALVRDPALYRRFFPTVEYRPVLPGPGEPIEQRLAEVGVDFDAIHTVAVSHLHHDHAGGLKLFAGKVPVHAQRRELEYGLSNHPEPERNAIVRVDFDDPNIEWRLADGDAEIAPGISAVPTYGHTPGHQSFVVELDESVGGDGFVFAFDAADLTENIEHELPIGGFIDVDPQDTVEPIRKLKRLAAEKGYQLIPGHDPHVWPELTQHFHDRFGPVES, encoded by the coding sequence ATGGCGACGCTGGTCCGCAAGAGCGGGGTGCGCCGGATCATCCTGCTGACCCTGGGCTGGGAGGAACTGCCGAAATCGGTGTCGGTGTACGGCGCACCGCCGGAGGAGCGGATGCGTGAACCCGTTCCCGGTGTGCTGCTGCAGACCGACGGCGGCTGGGTGCTGCTGGACACCGGATTCAACACCGCCCTGGTGCGGGACCCGGCGCTGTACCGGCGGTTCTTCCCGACCGTCGAGTACCGCCCGGTGCTGCCCGGCCCTGGTGAGCCGATCGAGCAGCGGCTCGCCGAGGTCGGGGTGGATTTCGATGCCATCCACACCGTCGCCGTCAGCCACCTGCACCATGACCACGCCGGCGGGCTGAAACTGTTCGCCGGCAAGGTCCCGGTGCACGCCCAGCGCCGCGAACTCGAGTACGGCCTGTCGAATCACCCTGAGCCCGAACGCAATGCGATCGTGCGGGTGGACTTCGACGACCCCAACATCGAGTGGCGCCTGGCTGATGGGGACGCCGAGATCGCGCCGGGGATCAGCGCGGTGCCCACCTACGGGCACACGCCGGGGCATCAGAGTTTCGTGGTGGAGCTCGACGAATCGGTGGGTGGTGACGGATTCGTCTTCGCCTTCGACGCCGCCGACCTGACCGAGAACATCGAGCACGAGCTACCCATCGGCGGGTTCATCGACGTCGACCCGCAGGACACCGTCGAACCGATCCGCAAGCTCAAACGTCTCGCCGCGGAGAAGGGGTACCAGCTGATCCCCGGTCACGACCCGCATGTCTGGCCGGAGCTGACCCAGCATTTCCACGACAGGTTCGGGCCGGTCGAATCGTGA